In Rhipicephalus microplus isolate Deutch F79 chromosome 7, USDA_Rmic, whole genome shotgun sequence, one genomic interval encodes:
- the LOC142766889 gene encoding uncharacterized protein LOC142766889, which translates to MFGPSLLVAPQIEAASTLLEVYFPATQWYDWYNSRRVDSRGQVVFVPSPNTTVALFTRGGSIIAGRALNRSLTDIHLIVSPDSSDYAYGELVIDDGVRPGTFLTGRYSMFHFSYMKTLYLFDIGHKLRQPFAITVARV; encoded by the exons ATGTTCGGACCAAGCCTCCTGGTCGCTCCACAGATAGAGGCG GCTTCGACTCTGCTGGAGGTGTACTTTCCGGCCACTCAATGGTACGACTGGTACAACAGCCGGCGCGTTGACAGCCGCGGCCAAGTGGTTTTTGTGCCGTCCCCGAACACCACCGTTGCCCTGTTTACCCGAGGCGGCAGCATCATAGCGGGCAGGGCACTCAACCG ctCTTTAACCGACATCCATCTCATAGTATCGCCGGACAGCTCGGACTACGCGTACGGGGAGCTCGTCATCGATGATGGTGTCAGGCCAG gaACATTTTTGACCGGTCGCTACTCCATGTTTCACTTCTCCTACATGAAG ACGCTGTACCTGTTCGACATCGGTCACAAGCTGCGCCAGCCTTTCGCCATCACGGTTGCAAGGGTCTGA
- the LOC142767733 gene encoding lysosomal alpha-glucosidase-like: protein MFFRVSYQHPDGEEYDCLDRSRPCSKVTDRTYLEADNDGTLRTASWSSSFGLQERDRFFAESGIWAADALPTNRKSQRETGSPFERSAPASCKLLRWAGHGTATYGAAQANETVDASLETACSSLSRTKTLVECPPHIGASEEDCVHRGCCWISPEGRPPACFMPPSYRRYVVLDSDVTSVSSRLTLNRMEAPVPGESATVTVDISRVTYDTIRIRIWDRTRLEFVPPVPAIEEEFSGASQTSACTARLSTDHVLFVVAKDTGKVISEFDLPRLYYTERDKIITLRPRARFAYGIRSAPSVRPFLDIGAQSARHLFYRGQGVSAKGRRYAYLADHPFMLLAPPSDGPAHGLYLHNGNEIELVTSSRGSLTFRVNGGHFDFFLFCGPTPQSVLEQYQGLVGRPSMPSVHTLQNPMPSDGPVKLANVVTSAHLARAVNRLGLYKIQRNLTINITHEVVIRDSTGKQPYQCYDKPNKVVYFVDFTHPMAQQHWDAMLQQSNLSEVLNTTVDYLVSGPAMLDAPAQGAITAGQIRGSARLHLSTFADLRNAYPYMLAQMTHRYETTMTYTRPKLLSDATFAEMLTFGMLGVQMYGVGACNLADVASESEAELCLRWFSLSTFFPVHQSLGKGTTAIQRRVTTQALKATAVRRFLLPYAYTQMVKAARGGGTLSRPTYIE, encoded by the exons ACCTGGAGGCTGATAATGACGGAACTTTGCGCACTGCTTCCTGGTCATCGAG CTTCGGACTGCAAGAAAGGGACCGTTTCTTCGCCGAGTCCGGAATCTGGGCAGCGGATGCGCTACCTACAAATCGCAAATCTCAACGAGAGACAGGAAGCCCTTTCGAGAGATCGGCGCCCGCTAGCTGTAAGCTGCTTCGCTGGGCAGGTCACGGCACTGCAACGTACGGTGCGGCGCAG GCGAACGAAACCGTCGACGCCAGCCTGGAGACGGCGTGCTCTTCGCTCAGCAGGACAAAAACGCTAGTCGAGTGTCCTCCGCACATTGGTGCCAGTGAGGAGGACTGCGTGCACCGTGGTTGCTGCTGGATTTCCCCAGAAGGGCGGCCACCAG CGTGCTTCATGCCCCCATCGTACCGTCGGTACGTAGTCCTGGACAGTGACGTCACGAGCGTGTCGTCCCGGCTGACGCTGAACCGCATGGAGGCTCCCGTGCCCGGCGAGTCGGCCACCGTCACCGTGGACATAAGCAGAGTCACGTACGACACGATCCGAATACGC ATATGGGACAGAACCAGGCTTGAGTTTGTACCTCCGGTGCCGGCCATCGAAGAGGAGTTTTCGGGCGCTTCGCAGACTTCCGCTTGCACGGCTAGGCTTAGtaccgaccatgtcctcttcgtCGTGGCTAAGGATACCGGAAAAGTGAT CTCGGAATTTGACCTTCCCCGGCTGTACTACACGGAACGTGACAAGATCATCACGCTGAGGCCCCGCGCTCGGTTCGCCTACGGGATCCGAAGCGCCCCGTCGGTGCGGCCGTTCCTCGACATAGGCGCGCAATCGGCGAGGCACCTCTTCTACCGGGGACAAGGCGTCTCGGCGAAG GGCCGACGTTACGCATACTTGGCCGACCATCCGTTCATGCTTCTGGCACCCCCCTCTGATGGACCGGCGCACGGCCTGTACCTGCACAACGGAAATGAAATAG AATTAGTGACGTCCTCTCGAGGAAGCCTCACGTTCCGCGTCAACGGCGGCCACTTCGACTTCTTCCTGTTCTGTGGACCAACGCCCCAGTCTGTACTGGAGCAGTACCAGGGACTCGTCGGTCGGCCCAGCATGCCCTCGGTGCACACACTGCAGAACCCGATGCCCTCCGACGGACCCGTGAAGCTAGCCAACGTCGTCACCAGTGCGCACCTAGCG CGCGCAGTGAATCGACTGGGCCTGTACAAGATCCAGAGAAACTTGACAATCAACATCACGCATGAGGTCGTGATCCGGGATAGCACGGGCAAGCAACCGTACCAGTGCTAC GATAAGCCCAACAAGGTCGTCTATTTCGTGGACTTCACACATCCGATGGCCCAGCAGCATTGGGATGCGATGCTGCAACAGTCCAATTTATCCGAAGTGTTGAACACAACCGTCGATTACTTG GTTTCCGGACCTGCTATGCTAGATGCGCCAGCACAAGGCGCCATAACAGCTGGCCAAATTCGTGGGAGCGCACGGCTGCACCTGTCCACGTTCGCGGACCTCAGAAACGCCTACCCGTACATGCTGGCCCAGATGACGCACAG ATATGAAACCACGATGACGTATACGAGGCCGAAGCTTCTGTCTGACGCCACCTTCGCAG AGATGCTGACATTCGGCATGCTGGGCGTCCAAATGTACGGCGTCGGTGCCTGCAACCTGGCGGACGTGGCTAGCGAATCGGAGGCCGAGCTCTGTCTGCGATGGTTCTCCCTCTCGACGTTCTTCCCCGTTCACCAAAGTCTCGGAAAg GGTACCACTGCTATCCAGAGGCGCGTGACTACACAGGCGTTGAAGGCCACCGCTGTGCGGCGATTCTTGCTGCCCTACGCCTACACGCAGATGGTGAAGGCAGCGCGCGGCGGAGGCACGCTGTCGCGGCCTACCTATATCGAGTGA